The Treponema succinifaciens DSM 2489 region AAGGCAAAAAAATCCAGCCACAATTTCTTTGTCTGGTGCCAGATGCGTGCAAGCGAGCAGTTTAAAGAAAGCGCGGAATATCTTCGCTCAAAAGGAATAATTTTAAAAGGCGACATTCCAATTTTGATGAACGAGGACAGCGTTGACTGCTGGACTTATCCTGAATTCTTTAGGCAGGACTTGCGCGCTGGTTCTCCGCCAGATGGAGAAAATCCGCTTGGGCAAAACTGGGGATTTCCGACTTATGACTGGGAGCGGCTTGAAGCAGACGGATTTGCCTGGTGGAAAGACAGAATAAAAGTTTCATCTCAATATTATGACGCATTCCGCATTGACCACGTTCTAGGCTTTTTTAGAATTTGGGCTGCGAAAGAAACTGAAACAACCGCTTATCTTGGACACACAGTTCCGTATTCGGATTTTTCAAGAAAGGACTTGAACGATTTGGGATTTTCTGATGACAGAATAAAGTGGATTTCTGAACCGCACATTCCGACCGGGCTTATTGAAAATATAACTTGGAACCATGACGAGGCTGTTGCGTTCCTTGAGCAGGTTTGCGACCGTGTGAACAACGAGGAGCTTTGGAACTTTAAAAAAGAAATTTCTGGTGACAAGGAAATTTATTCCAAGAAATTTTGCGATGACGAGCGCAAAGATTCCGCAGTGAAAAATGCTCTTGCTGAAAAATGGCGCGACCGTTCATTGATTCAGATAAAAAAAGACAGATTCATAAAAGTCTTTACGTTTGAAAAATCTTCAGCCTGGAAAACTTTAAGCTGGGACGAGCAGGAAAAACTGAAAAATCTTTTTGCCCGGACAGAAGAAAAAGAAAACGGGCTTTGGAAGCAGCAGGCTCTTTCTACTTTGGGCGCTATTGTCCATGCTTCTGACATGATTCCTTGCGCGGAAGATCTGGGCGTTAATTTAAAAGTTATGCCGGAAGTTCTTCAAAAACTTGAAATTCTTTCGCTTAAAGTTGTGCGCTGGTGCCGCGAATGGGAAAAAAACGGACAGCCTTATATTCCGTTTGACCAGTATCCAGCTTTGAGCGTTGCTACAACTTCCGTGCATGACAGTTCAACTTTGCGCCAATGGTGGAATTCTGAAAAAGACAGCGTAAGAGCATTTTTGTCTGCGTGCAAAACTGAAAACTGTCCTGATTCGAATTCTGCCTTTACTCCTGACATTGCGGAATTTATTTTGAAAACTGTTGCAAAGTGCGCAAGCTTGCTTCTTATAAATCCGCTTCAGGATTATTTGTTCCTTGAGCATTGTTTTTACCTTGAAAATGAAAATGACGAGCGCATCAATGTTCCGGGCAGCGTAAACAGTTTTAACTGGACTTATAGGATTCCTGTTTCTATTGAAGAAATGTCTGAAAACAAGTCTTTGTTGAACAAGATAAAAACTGTAGTTCAGCTGCACGACAACTAAAATCAAACTTTTTTATTGGAGTTAAATATGAAGATTTCTTACAATGAATTTCACATCAGCCGGAAAGTAAGAGAAGAATGCGATTTTGAAGATTCGCTTTTTTCTTCTGCCGGAAATGTTATTTTTGCAAACTTCAAGGCTGTGCATAAATTTCAGACAAAACTGAACGGGCTTTTTGATAAACGCGGTCAAAGTGAAAAAAAAGTTTCAGCAGGTTCTTTGAACGCAATGGGACTTATCGATGAAATTTTTCATTACGTCTGCATGATTTATAGAAGAGACAAAGCTCCGGATTGCTTTAAAAATCTTCTTTCTGACTTGGACAGAAATTTTTCAAAAGTAAAAATTGACAAATTGCTTTTGCAGTTCATGGAAGAGTTTCCTCCTGTTAATGTATTTAAAAAGGAAATTTCTGCGGAAGAGTTTTTAGAGCAGAACTGTATTGATGCCGGCACAAAAATGAAACGCTCAAACCGCGAGCAGGTTTTGGAGGAACTTGTGATGCTTCATCTTGCAAATGAAAATCCGGCGTTTCATCCGTTTGCAATTTTGTTTGACGATTCAAATCTTGTTGTCAACGCTGACTACATTAAAACTTGGAATCAGATTAAGGCATTCTTTTTGACTCAGCCTGTATTTGGTCCTAAGAACAATTCGCTTATAAATATGCTTAAAGAGCCTGTTGTTGCTTCTCCGACTTCTTTAAAAGGCCAGTTGGATTATATACGCACTTATTGGAGTGATGTTCTTGGCGAATGGATTCGTCGTCTTCTTGAGGGAATCGATACAATTTCCGAGGAAGAAAAAGCTGCCTGGCATCCTACAAACGGCGGCGAAGTTTCCATGGAAGCCTACACTTATGATGAAGAAAATCTGATGAAAGAATACGAGAGGTTCAGTCCTGACCGTGAATGGATGCCGAAAGTTGTTTTGATGGCAAAGACTGTTCTTGTATGGCTTTATCAGCTTTCTAAAAAATATAACCGCGATATTTCACGCCTTGACCAGATTCCAGATGAAGAACTTGATGCTTTGCGCGATGAGGGGTTTACGGGGCTTTGGCTTATTGGACTTTGGGAGCGCAGTTATGCTTCAAAAAGAATCAAGCAGATAAACGGAAATCCAGAGGCGGCCGCTTCAGCATATTCTTTGCTCGACTATGAAATTGCAGGAAATCTTGGCGGATGGCAGGCTTTGGAAAATCTTCGCTACAGATGTTGGATCCGCGGAATCCGCCTTGCAAGCGACATGGTTCCAAACCACACTGGAATGGACGGAACTTGGGTTACGGAACATCCTGATTATTTTATAACAACAAAGGAATGTCCATTCCCAGGTTACACTTTCAATGGAGAAAACTTGAGTCGCGATGGCCGTGTTTCAATTTATCTTGAAGACCATTACTATTCAAAAAGCGACTGCGCGGTTTGCTTTAAGCGTGTAGACAATGCGACAGGCGATGTAACTTACATTTACCACGGAAACGATGGAACTGGAATGCCTTGGAATGACACAGCCCAAATTGACTTTCTGAATCCAGTCGCGCGCGAAGCCGTTATGCAGCAGATTTTAAAAGTTGCCCGGAACTTCCCGATTATCAGGTTTGATGCCGCAATGGTTCTTGCAAAAAAACATATCCGCCGCCTTTGGTATCCTGAGCCAGGACACGGAGGAGACATTGCAAGCCGCAGCCGTTATGCTTTGACTTCCGCAGAATTTGAAAAACGCATTCCAAATGAATTCTGGCGCGAAGTTGTTGACCGTTGCGCTCAGGAAATGCCTGACACACTTTTGCTTGCTGAAGCTTTCTGGATGATGGAAGGATATTTTACACGTACTCTTGGAATGCACCGTGTTTATAATTCCGCCTTTATGAATATGCTCAAAAAGGAAGAAAATCAGAAGTACCGCGACACTGTAAAAAATACAATAAAATTTGATCCGCAGATTCTAAAGCGTTTTGTAAACTTTATGAACAACCCGGACGAAGAAACAGCTGTGGCTCAATTCGGAAAAGGCGACAAGTATTTTGGAGTCTGCACACTGATGATTACGATGCCTGGACTTCCTATGTTCGGACACGGTCAGCTTGAAGGATTTGAAGAAAAATATGGAATGGAATACACCAAGGCCTACAAAGATGAGAAGGTTGATCAGGATTTGATGAATCGCCATTGGCATGATATTTTCCCTCTAATGCACAAGCGTTATCTTTTTGCGCCTGTTGAAAACTTTTTGTTCTATGATGTCTGGAATAATGGAACTGTAAACGAAAATATTTTTGCTTACTCAAATGTCGTAGGCAACGAGCGCACAATTGTTTTCTATAATAACAAGTATGAACGCGCCCAGGGCTGGATAAAGCAGTCATGCGAGTACGCTGTAAAAACTGGGTCTGACGAAAATGACAAAGTGATGGTTTCAAAGTCTTTGGCTGAAAGCATGGGATTCACTTATGGCTATAATCACTATGTGATTTTCCGTGAGCATAGAAGCGGACTTTGGTTTGTGCGCAGAAGCGATGACTTGATTAACAACGGAATGTTCGTTGCTCTTAACGGCTTTGAATATCAGGTTTATCTTGATGTTCAGCAAGTTGTTGACGGCACGGACGGAAAATACTTTAAACTTAATGAGCTTTTGAACGGTTCTGGTGTTCCTGATCTTGAAATTGCATGGCAGGAATTCCGCTACAAGGATTTGTTTGCCGCTCTTAAAAATTTCGTTACAAAAGAGTTTATGCAGGATATTCACGCCTTGTTCTCTAGCGATTCTTCAAAAGAATTCAAGCTTGAAAACAAAGAGCCAACGTCGCTCAAAAAAGTTCTAAAGTCTGCAAAAGAAGCTGCTCTTGCTTATTACGAAAAAGAAAACGAGTTTGCGCTTGAAGAAGAAAAACTTGCGTCTGAAAATTACAAGAAAAAAGCAAAGTCAAAGAAATCTGAATCATCTCTTGAGCCTGAGCAGAAATTCAGGGCATTTGAGAAGTGCGTTGAATATTTGTATGAGGCTTATTCTGCGCCGGAAGATGAAGATTCAGCAAACAACCTTGAGCTTGAGATTTCTTCTGGAATCAAGTCGAATGAATTCAGTGCGGAAATTCTATGCGCCTTTGCAGCAGTTGCTTCCGCTGGCGGTGAAAACTGCAAGAAGTGGGGCTACAGCCGCAAACTTTCCGAGATAATCGAAAGCGCAGGCTTCTTCAATTCAGAAATGAGAAACAACTTTATCCGCATTTTTGAAAGCATGAAGATAAGCAGCCTGAACTTTGGAACTTCTGGATTTGTAAAGTCGACATACACTGTGGCAAAATCGCTTGTGGATTCTGAAAATTCATTTGTTCTTACTGGTGCAAATGAATACAACGGAGTTCGCTGGTTCAACAAGGAAAAAATGGATGCCACACTTTGGTATGCGTTTGCTTCCAACTGCATGACAAGCAAAAGAATCCTTCGCGAGCAGATTTTCAGGCTTTACAGAACTTTGTTTGCTTCAAAGGAACTTGCTGAATACAAGTGCGAGCAGTTTACAGAAGCCGTAAAGCCCGTGAAGATGCCAGCTCCAAAAACAGAGAAGGCAAAAGCAAAAAAATCTTCCGTGGAAAAAACTGATGCTAAAAAGCCGGCTGCTAAAAAAACTAAAAAAGATTCAAAGAGTTCAAAATCGAAATAACTGAATCTGTATCCTCCGGGGCAATTGGAGCTTTGTCAAGTTTGACAGGCTTAAATGCTTCGGTGATATTGTTCGGCATTGCAGGAGATTCTCCTAAGTTGTGCATAAGAAAATCTTTGCTAAGCGCAGGCGAGTCTCTTGCAACAAGAACAACAGCTCCGTCTTCTTCCGCTGCAACATCGTTTCTTTTTAGAACTGCCGCATAAGCCGCCGCTGTGTCGTGGTCTGCATAGACTTTGTATTGCATAAAAAGTTTTTTGCAGGCTGCTTCAATTTCCTTTTCTGAAACTGCCGCAGGATAGACAAAACTTCTAAGCATAAGTGAATTTGCCTTGAAAATCTGTTCAAGTCTTTCTATGTTTGAAGGTGAAGCCGGATCTGCAGCTGTGCGTTTTTCAAGCGGAATCATGCTGTTCATAACCATGCAGTTTCCGCCGGCATCAAGGGTAAGTTCCGGTGTTGAAGGAACGATGAATCCGTTTACAGGAAGAGCCATTCTCCAGCCGTAAAGTCCCGAAACAAGATTTCCATAGTTGCCAGCAGGAACGGCATAAAAAATATCTCCGTTTGTAATTTCTTTGAGTCTTGAAAATGCGAATGTGTAGAAAAATGACTGCGGTAAAAGCCGGCCGATGTTTGCCGTATTTGCTACAGTCAGGCTGAGTTTTTTTACAAGCTGTTTGTCTGAAAAAATTTCTCTTATGATTTTGTGGCAGTCTTGTTCTGTTCCGTCTATTTCAATCGGATAAATATTTCCGCCGTTCCAAACAAAGCTTTTTTCATCGATTCCGCGTAGCTTTCCTTTTGGAGCAAGAAGAACAGACTTTAGAAGTTTTTTTCCGCCGATAGCTTTTGCCATGCACGCTCCAAGTTCGCCTGTAGTCGCATCGAGCAGAATGGCTTTTTTTCCGTCCATCTGTAGAATCGTTTCCAATGCGGAAGTTAAATAAGAAACTCCGAAGTCCTTGAAAGTTCCAGTTGCGCCGTGATAAAGCTCAAGAATAAAAAGATTTTTGTCCAGCTGTCTGAAAACTGGATCTTTTGGAAATGCGTGTGTTGCAATTGCTTCGCAGATTACAGGGCTGAATTCATCATTTATCATTGCGGAAGTAAGCGCGCCTGCAAGAGAAGCGAATGTTGTTTTTTCATTTGTATAATAAATCCAGCGGCGCAAATCGTCTGTGTCGTCTGGAACGTAAAGCCCGCCGTCAGAAGGAATGCAGTCCAAAACTGCCTGTTTAAATCCTACGATATTCCGGGCATCACGTGTGCTAAAAAATTTCATTTATGTATCCCCAACCATTTTATTATTCAAAATAATAACATTTTTAGGGGCTTCTTTCAATTGAAGGACTTGATATGGAAAATTTTACTATTCCTGCTTTGGCTTTTCTTCTGGTTTTGGAGCTGGTGTGGCTGCAGCGGCAGGTTTTTGTGCGGATTTTTTCTTCTTTGGTTTAGGCGGACGTTTTCTGTATTTTACAACGTAATTTCCGAGCGATATAAAAAAAATTGTAAGAATTGCAGCTGTGATAACGCGTATATCTTTTAAAACTGAAATGCAAAGATTGACAAGAGCCGTAATGTCCATATTGAATTTATCGGCAGTTTTTAATATAAACTTACTTGAAACATTCAATCTTTTGTTGGAGCAAAAAATGACTGGAATCATAGATTACAATGCAGGAAATATAAAAAGCGTGGAGCATGCGCTTGAATACCTTGATGCTCCTTATGTTCTTTCTGGAAATCCTTGCGAGTTAAAAAATGTTGACCGTGTGATTTTTCCCGGAGTAGGAGATGCGGCTTATGCGATGCAGCAGCTTAAGTTGACAGGCTTTGATTCTTTTTTGAAAGACTGGGCGGAATCTGGTAAACCGATTTTAGGAATTTGCCTTGGCTCTCAAATTGTGTTTGACTACAGCGAGGAAGGAGATACAGAATGCCTTGGACTTTTAAAAGGAAGCATAAGGCGTTTTTCATCTTTAAAGGATAAAGGCTTTGACACAAGTTTAAAAGTTCCGCATATAGGATGGAACAATGTTTCGTTTGCAAACGGAGGCTCTTCTCTGTTAAATGGAGTTGCGCCTGATTCGGATTTTTATTTTGTACATTCCTATGTGATTCAGCCGGAAGATTCTTCTATAATAAAAGGCTATGCGGACTACGGAATAAAAGTTCCTGCAATAGTTGAAAAAGACAACATCGCGGTTTTTCAGTTTCATCCGGAAAAATCAGGAAAGCCCGGACTTGGAATCTTGAGAAATTTTGTCTCTTCTGATCTTTCTGCAAAGGAGAAATTTTAAAATGTTGAAGAAACGAATTATAATCTGCCTTGATGTAAAAGATGGACGCACAACAAAAGGAATAAAATTTCAGAACAACATCGACATTGGCGACCCTGTGGAAATGGCTGCTGAATATTACCGCCAGGGTGTGGACGAGCTTGTATTTTACGACATAATGGCAAGTGCGCGCGGAAGAGGTCCTATTCTTGATTTGATTGCAAGAGTCGCTTCTCAAGTTTTTATTCCATTTTGTGTTGGAGGTGGAATCGGAACTCTTGACGACATACGCTCTACAATTCTTGCCGGAGCTGAAAAGGTTTCGCTTAATTCTCAGGCTGTAAAAAATCCGGAGCTTATAAAGCAGGGTGCACGCGTTTTTGGAAATCAGTGCATTGTTCTTGGAATGGACGCTGCAAAAGATTCTCAAATGCCAAGCGGCTACAGAGTTTATATTAACGGCGGACGAATAAAGACAGAGCTTGATGCAAGGGAATGGGCACAGAAAGCTGTTGAGCTTGGTGCTGGCGAAATAGTTTTAAATTCAATTGATGCCGATGGAACAAAAGAAGGCTATGAACTGAATCTTACAAAAATGATTGCGGAGTCTGTGCCGGTTCCTGTAATTGCAAGTGGCGGCGGTGGAACTCCTTCTCATCTTGCGGACGTTCTTACAAAAGGAAAGGCTGACGCTGCCCTGATTGCCTCAATGGTTCATTCAGGAGCGTACACAGTTTCTTCTATAAAGAATGAGCTTTCCAAAGAAGGAATCCCTGTAAGGCTTGTTTAACTTTTACTTTAGCAGATTGCTCCCTCGTAAATAAGTCCCTGCTCTCCGTCTATGGAAACAGAGAGATTGT contains the following coding sequences:
- a CDS encoding 4-alpha-glucanotransferase, coding for MKKRTGVVVPLSALYTKDSAACGDFLALKNLADFCEKAGFSVVQLLPVNDTGTQSSPYSGLSAFALHPLFIRINALPEFEAALKGCKQFASAYKNFEKNFTYKRRFDYDAVVNEKNQLLHLLYNYIEKTSAKSENESMQKLPAQMEKFIRANNWIIPYAVFKNIKDENMQASWKSWDEQVRNVSREKIMLKWNNKAKKSSHNFFVWCQMRASEQFKESAEYLRSKGIILKGDIPILMNEDSVDCWTYPEFFRQDLRAGSPPDGENPLGQNWGFPTYDWERLEADGFAWWKDRIKVSSQYYDAFRIDHVLGFFRIWAAKETETTAYLGHTVPYSDFSRKDLNDLGFSDDRIKWISEPHIPTGLIENITWNHDEAVAFLEQVCDRVNNEELWNFKKEISGDKEIYSKKFCDDERKDSAVKNALAEKWRDRSLIQIKKDRFIKVFTFEKSSAWKTLSWDEQEKLKNLFARTEEKENGLWKQQALSTLGAIVHASDMIPCAEDLGVNLKVMPEVLQKLEILSLKVVRWCREWEKNGQPYIPFDQYPALSVATTSVHDSSTLRQWWNSEKDSVRAFLSACKTENCPDSNSAFTPDIAEFILKTVAKCASLLLINPLQDYLFLEHCFYLENENDERINVPGSVNSFNWTYRIPVSIEEMSENKSLLNKIKTVVQLHDN
- the hisH gene encoding imidazole glycerol phosphate synthase subunit HisH; the encoded protein is MTGIIDYNAGNIKSVEHALEYLDAPYVLSGNPCELKNVDRVIFPGVGDAAYAMQQLKLTGFDSFLKDWAESGKPILGICLGSQIVFDYSEEGDTECLGLLKGSIRRFSSLKDKGFDTSLKVPHIGWNNVSFANGGSSLLNGVAPDSDFYFVHSYVIQPEDSSIIKGYADYGIKVPAIVEKDNIAVFQFHPEKSGKPGLGILRNFVSSDLSAKEKF
- a CDS encoding alpha-amylase family glycosyl hydrolase, whose product is MKISYNEFHISRKVREECDFEDSLFSSAGNVIFANFKAVHKFQTKLNGLFDKRGQSEKKVSAGSLNAMGLIDEIFHYVCMIYRRDKAPDCFKNLLSDLDRNFSKVKIDKLLLQFMEEFPPVNVFKKEISAEEFLEQNCIDAGTKMKRSNREQVLEELVMLHLANENPAFHPFAILFDDSNLVVNADYIKTWNQIKAFFLTQPVFGPKNNSLINMLKEPVVASPTSLKGQLDYIRTYWSDVLGEWIRRLLEGIDTISEEEKAAWHPTNGGEVSMEAYTYDEENLMKEYERFSPDREWMPKVVLMAKTVLVWLYQLSKKYNRDISRLDQIPDEELDALRDEGFTGLWLIGLWERSYASKRIKQINGNPEAAASAYSLLDYEIAGNLGGWQALENLRYRCWIRGIRLASDMVPNHTGMDGTWVTEHPDYFITTKECPFPGYTFNGENLSRDGRVSIYLEDHYYSKSDCAVCFKRVDNATGDVTYIYHGNDGTGMPWNDTAQIDFLNPVAREAVMQQILKVARNFPIIRFDAAMVLAKKHIRRLWYPEPGHGGDIASRSRYALTSAEFEKRIPNEFWREVVDRCAQEMPDTLLLAEAFWMMEGYFTRTLGMHRVYNSAFMNMLKKEENQKYRDTVKNTIKFDPQILKRFVNFMNNPDEETAVAQFGKGDKYFGVCTLMITMPGLPMFGHGQLEGFEEKYGMEYTKAYKDEKVDQDLMNRHWHDIFPLMHKRYLFAPVENFLFYDVWNNGTVNENIFAYSNVVGNERTIVFYNNKYERAQGWIKQSCEYAVKTGSDENDKVMVSKSLAESMGFTYGYNHYVIFREHRSGLWFVRRSDDLINNGMFVALNGFEYQVYLDVQQVVDGTDGKYFKLNELLNGSGVPDLEIAWQEFRYKDLFAALKNFVTKEFMQDIHALFSSDSSKEFKLENKEPTSLKKVLKSAKEAALAYYEKENEFALEEEKLASENYKKKAKSKKSESSLEPEQKFRAFEKCVEYLYEAYSAPEDEDSANNLELEISSGIKSNEFSAEILCAFAAVASAGGENCKKWGYSRKLSEIIESAGFFNSEMRNNFIRIFESMKISSLNFGTSGFVKSTYTVAKSLVDSENSFVLTGANEYNGVRWFNKEKMDATLWYAFASNCMTSKRILREQIFRLYRTLFASKELAEYKCEQFTEAVKPVKMPAPKTEKAKAKKSSVEKTDAKKPAAKKTKKDSKSSKSK
- the hisF gene encoding imidazole glycerol phosphate synthase subunit HisF, with translation MLKKRIIICLDVKDGRTTKGIKFQNNIDIGDPVEMAAEYYRQGVDELVFYDIMASARGRGPILDLIARVASQVFIPFCVGGGIGTLDDIRSTILAGAEKVSLNSQAVKNPELIKQGARVFGNQCIVLGMDAAKDSQMPSGYRVYINGGRIKTELDAREWAQKAVELGAGEIVLNSIDADGTKEGYELNLTKMIAESVPVPVIASGGGGTPSHLADVLTKGKADAALIASMVHSGAYTVSSIKNELSKEGIPVRLV
- a CDS encoding pyridoxal-phosphate dependent enzyme, encoding MKFFSTRDARNIVGFKQAVLDCIPSDGGLYVPDDTDDLRRWIYYTNEKTTFASLAGALTSAMINDEFSPVICEAIATHAFPKDPVFRQLDKNLFILELYHGATGTFKDFGVSYLTSALETILQMDGKKAILLDATTGELGACMAKAIGGKKLLKSVLLAPKGKLRGIDEKSFVWNGGNIYPIEIDGTEQDCHKIIREIFSDKQLVKKLSLTVANTANIGRLLPQSFFYTFAFSRLKEITNGDIFYAVPAGNYGNLVSGLYGWRMALPVNGFIVPSTPELTLDAGGNCMVMNSMIPLEKRTAADPASPSNIERLEQIFKANSLMLRSFVYPAAVSEKEIEAACKKLFMQYKVYADHDTAAAYAAVLKRNDVAAEEDGAVVLVARDSPALSKDFLMHNLGESPAMPNNITEAFKPVKLDKAPIAPEDTDSVISILNSLNLF